One window of Limnochordia bacterium genomic DNA carries:
- the rplL gene encoding 50S ribosomal protein L7/L12, whose protein sequence is MTKEDILTAIENMTVLELSELVKALEEKFGVSAAAPMAMAAVGAGPAAEAVAEEQTEFAVVLKGIGDKKIQVIKVVREITGLGLKEAKALVDEAPKAVKEGVSKEEAEEIKGKLEEAGAEVEVK, encoded by the coding sequence ATGACAAAAGAAGATATTTTAACGGCTATTGAAAACATGACGGTTCTTGAACTTTCCGAGTTGGTAAAGGCACTGGAGGAGAAATTTGGCGTTAGCGCTGCTGCCCCAATGGCTATGGCTGCTGTGGGTGCTGGCCCAGCTGCTGAGGCTGTTGCCGAGGAGCAGACAGAATTTGCAGTTGTTCTAAAGGGTATAGGTGACAAGAAGATCCAAGTGATTAAGGTCGTCCGAGAGATTACTGGTCTTGGACTGAAAGAAGCAAAGGCGCTAGTCGATGAGGCTCCAAAGGCAGTTAAAGAAGGAGTTTCCAAAGAGGAAGCCGAAGAAATTAAAGGCAAGTTAGAGGAAGCCGGCGCTGAAGTCGAAGTGAAGTAG
- the rplJ gene encoding 50S ribosomal protein L10, translated as MAVTDKAAVVEELRKKFEQANSIVITDYRGLNVSEVTELRRQLREVGVEYKVVKNTLTRLGAREANIEGLDEYLTGPTALAFSYDDPVAVAKILTSFAKDHKNLELRAGLLEGKLLDVAEVTALATLPSREILLGQVAYGFMSPVSGFVNALSGIVRGLVYALDGVRQQKADAAS; from the coding sequence ATGGCAGTAACAGATAAAGCAGCTGTCGTAGAGGAACTAAGGAAGAAGTTCGAGCAAGCCAATAGTATTGTTATTACGGATTACCGAGGCTTGAATGTATCTGAAGTGACAGAGTTACGTCGGCAGTTACGCGAAGTCGGGGTTGAGTATAAGGTGGTTAAGAATACTTTGACCCGTCTTGGTGCGCGGGAGGCAAACATTGAAGGCCTAGATGAGTACTTGACGGGCCCAACGGCGCTAGCCTTTTCCTACGATGATCCTGTGGCCGTTGCCAAGATTTTGACGAGCTTTGCCAAGGACCATAAGAATCTGGAGTTGAGGGCAGGCCTTCTTGAGGGGAAGTTGCTTGATGTAGCAGAAGTCACAGCACTTGCAACGTTACCATCCCGAGAAATCTTACTCGGTCAGGTGGCATATGGATTTATGTCCCCGGTATCTGGGTTTGTGAACGCGCTAAGCGGAATTGTCCGCGGATTAGTATACGCACTGGATGGAGTGCGACAACAGAAGGCCGATGCGGCCAGTTAA